A single window of Populus nigra chromosome 17, ddPopNigr1.1, whole genome shotgun sequence DNA harbors:
- the LOC133676602 gene encoding 7-deoxyloganetin glucosyltransferase-like, translated as MADKPHAVFIPFHLQSHIKSMLKLAKLLHHKGFHITFVNTEFNHRLLLNSRGPESLNGLHDFRCETIPDSVPPSDTLASAEAFKKNQLASFNDLLAKLHDTTYSGVPPVTCIVSDGMMPFAISAAEMLGIPIALFFTISACVFLCSKQFRALKEKGLAPLDDESFQTNDFTDRIIDGIPGMKDLRLRDIPRISRSTDPNGWLFNNAMEAVESASKASAIILHTFDALEQEVLNALFSVHSRVFPIGPLQLLLNQVPEDDLKSIGCNLWKEESECLQWLDSKEPKSVIYVNFGSIAVISKQQFNEFGMGLAKSGHPFLWAIRPDMVIGDSPILPPEFMEETKERGFIASWCPQEEVLSHPSIGGFITHCGWGSTIESISSGVPMLCWPLFADQHTNCRYTCNEWGIGMEIDSNVKGENVEKLVRELMEGEEGKKMKSRSMEWKKVAEEATAPNGSSSMNLDKLINELLCHERSRRLTRD; from the exons TAAAATCAATGCTAAAATTAGCCAAACTACTTCACCATAAAGGGTTTCACATAACCTTTGTCAATACTGAGTTCAATCATAGACTCCTGCTTAATTCTAGAGGTCCTGAATCCCTTAATGGCTTGCATGATTTTCGATGTGAAACCATTCCAGATAGCGTCCCTCCTTCTGATACTCTTGCATCTGCTGAAGCTTTTAAGAAAAACCAACTGGCTTCATTTAATGACCTGCTTGCCAAGCTTCATGACACAACATATTCTGGTGTGCCCCCGGTGACTTGTATTGTCTCTGATGGTATGATGCCATTTGCTATCAGTGCTGCTGAAATGCTAGGAATACCTATTGCCTTGTTCTTTACTATATCTGCATGTGTCTTCTTGTGCTCCAAGCAATTTCGTGCATTAAAAGAGAAAGGCCTAGCGCCATTAGATG ACGAGAGCTTTCAAACAAATGATTTCACGGACAGAATCATAGACGGGATTCCAGGAATGAAGGATCTACGTTTAAGAGATATTCCAAGGATCTCTCGAAGTACGGATCCAAATGGTTGGTTGTTTAACAACGCCATGGAAGCAGTTGAGAGTGCATCTAAAGCTTCTGCGATTATTTTGCATACTTTTGATGCTTTGGAGCAAGAAGTTTTGAATGCTCTTTTCTCTGTGCATTCTCGTGTCTTTCCAATCGGCCCACTTCAGTTGCTTCTCAATCAAGTGCCTGAAGATGATCTGAAGTCCATTGGATGTAACCTGTGGAAAGAAGAGTCGGAGTGTCTGCAATGGCTTGACTCCAAGGAACCAAAATCAGTAATTTATGTGAACTTTGGCAGTATAGCAGTCATCTCAAAGCAGCAGTTCAATGAATTTGGAATGGGACTTGCTAAAAGTGGTCATCCATTTTTATGGGCAATAAGACCTGATATGGTCATTGGGGACTCGCCTATTTTGCCACCAGAGTTTATGGAAGAGACTAAAGAGAGGGGCTTCATAGCTAGTTGGTGTCCACAAGAAGAAGTCCTCAGCCACCCTTCAATTGGAGGTTTTATAACTCATTGTGGATGGGGTTCCACAATTGAGAGCATTTCCTCTGGGGTGCCTATGCTTTGTTGGCCATTATTTGCTGATCAACATACCAACTGTAGGTATACATGCAATGAGTGGGGAATTGGGATGGAAATTGATAGCAACGTCAAGGGAGAAAATGTGGAGAAGCTTGTGAGAGAGTTGATGGAAGGAGAGGAAGGTAAGAAAATGAAGAGCAGGTCCATGGAATGGAAAAAAGTAGCAGAAGAGGCAACTGCTCCAAATGGTTCCTCATCCATGAATTTGGACAAGCTGATAAACGAGTTGCTCTGTCATGAAAGGTCAAGAAGACTCACTCGAGATTGA
- the LOC133676421 gene encoding 7-deoxyloganetin glucosyltransferase-like codes for MESTEKACKASAIIVHSFDALEQEVLNALYSMFPRVYPIGPLQLLLNQVPEDDLNSIGCNLWKEEPECLQWLDSKKSNSVVYVNFGSVVVMNKEQLIEFGMGLSESNHSFVWIIRPDMVIGQSAIFPAEFMEETKERGFIANWCPQEEVLNHPSIGGFITHCGWGSTIESISSGVPMLCCPFFGDQLTNCRYTCNEWGIGMEIDNDINRENVKTLVRELMEGEKGKKMKKRAMEWKKLAVEATAPNGTSSMNLDKLINEVLLSRN; via the coding sequence ATGGAATCAACTGAGAAAGCTTGTAAAGCATCTGCTATTATTGTACATAGTTTTGATGCTTTGGAGCAAGAAGTTCTGAATGCTCTCTACTCAATGTTTCCTCGTGTTTATCCTATCGGCCCACTTCAATTGCTTCTCAATCAAGTACCTGAAGATGACCTAAACTCCATTGGATGTAACCTGTGGAAAGAAGAGCCTGAATGTCTCCAGTGGCTTGACTCCAAGAAATCCAACTCGGTGGTTTATGTGAATTTTGGCAGTGTAGTAGTCATGAATAAGGAACAGCTTATTGAATTTGGAATGGGACTTTCTGAAAGCAACCACTCTTTTGTATGGATTATAAGGCCTGACATGGTCATTGGGCAGTCAGCTATTTTTCCAGCAGAGTTTATGGAAGAAACTAAAGAGAGGGGCTTTATTGCTAACTGGTGTCCACAAGAAGAAGTCCTTAACCACCCATCAATTGGAGGCTTCATAACACATTGTGGATGGGGTTCCACAATTGAGAGCATTTCTTCGGGGGTGCCTATGCTTTGTTGCCCATTCTTCGGGGATCAACTAACAAATTGTAGGTACACATGCAATGAGTGGGGAATTGGAATGGAGATTGATAATGATATCAACAGAGAAAATGTGAAGACGCTTGTAAGGGAGCTGATGGAGGGAGAGAAAggtaagaaaatgaagaagCGAGCCATGGAGTGGAAAAAATTAGCAGTGGAGGCCACAGCTCCAAATGGTACATCATCCATGAATTTGGACAAGCTTATAAACGAAGTTCTTCTGTCACGAAATTAA